A window of Sphingobacterium kitahiroshimense genomic DNA:
AGGCAACACAAGGTTGCCTTATTTTGTTTTTAAGCGTCTGGTTGTTTTTCCAGTAAAATTTCGATAAATTCGAACAAAATAAGTTCCTTATTGAAACGCTTTAGCTTATACATACTTATTGTCTTTTTTTATTCCTGTCAACAAGCAGTTATTCAAAAGGAAATTCCTATTGATAATCCGGCTTATGATAAGGCATTCGAGTATCTCGAAATGGGGAAAGCAGATAGTTCTTTCTTCTATTTTAATGCGGCAAAACAGATCTTTTTGGAAAAAGGAGATAGTCTGCAAGTAGCCAAGTGTTTAATCAATATGGCGATTACCCAAAAGGAGCAGGGAGACTATTTTGGATCTCAGGAAACAGCATTGCAGGCTGTTCCTTTTCTGGATGAAAATAAACCTGAACATCATAGTTTTCTGAGTATGAATTTCAATGCTCTTGGACTTTCTACAGATGAACTTTATGATTATCCAAAGGCTATTCTCTTCTATGAATTAGCAATTAAATATTCTGACGATGCGCAAAATACACTGATCTACCGGAATAATTTAGCGAATGCCTATCTTTATAATAGGGATTATAAAAAAGCTCGTGAGATATATGATGGTATCATCGGTGGTACACATAAAAATGCTGTTGAATATGCGCGTGTGCTGTCCAATCTGACAAGAGTGAAATGGAAGCAGGATCCAACTTACCCTGCAATAAATGACTACCAAAAAGCATTAAAAATTAGGCAACAAGAGCATGATCTTCGTGGGCAAAATTCTAGTTTACTGCATATAACAGAATATTATGAGGATCAAAAACCTGATTCAGCTTTGTTTTATGCTAAAAAACGTTATGATATTGCTAAAAAAATTGCTAGTCCAGACGATCAAATTAAAGCACTGAAAACATTGATTCAATTGAGCCCAAGTGACTCCTCAAAATATTATTTTAAAATTTATAATGTTCTGAACGATAGTATTCAGGAAGCACGTCTCGTTGCAAAAAATCAGTTTACTATGATTCGCTATGAGGTGGAAAAAAATAAGGCAGA
This region includes:
- a CDS encoding tetratricopeptide repeat-containing sensor histidine kinase, whose amino-acid sequence is MKRFSLYILIVFFYSCQQAVIQKEIPIDNPAYDKAFEYLEMGKADSSFFYFNAAKQIFLEKGDSLQVAKCLINMAITQKEQGDYFGSQETALQAVPFLDENKPEHHSFLSMNFNALGLSTDELYDYPKAILFYELAIKYSDDAQNTLIYRNNLANAYLYNRDYKKAREIYDGIIGGTHKNAVEYARVLSNLTRVKWKQDPTYPAINDYQKALKIRQQEHDLRGQNSSLLHITEYYEDQKPDSALFYAKKRYDIAKKIASPDDQIKALKTLIQLSPSDSSKYYFKIYNVLNDSIQEARLVAKNQFTMIRYEVEKNKADNLSLQKDNAEKEFNIVRQRIWTFCVSLLCVTVIVGGTLWYKRRKERMQFEAQNRIKANQLTISRKIHDVVANGLYRVMTEIENREDIDREGILDRLEMMYEKSRDISYETEITPDAEPDCQKQIAELLKSFVTENRKVIIAGNDAEQWEGVTAHIKHEVHHVLQELMVNMRKHSQASDVVIRFDWSPGLLRIFYSDNGVGMPESQVNGNGLTSTGNRISNLDGKITFVNNAGKGLKVEVSIPIF